CCCCTGCTCTCTTCCCTTTCAAGTGCTGAATCAATAACCAACCGCGAAAGTAATACTATGTTTTGCAGTTCAAAATCCCTCAAACCTGTGTTTTCTAAATCCGAAACCATACTCCAGTATTCTTCTATCCTGCTTTGTGCAAATAAAAGACCCTCTTTATTTCTTATAATGCCTACATATTGCGTCATTATACCCTGCACATCTTTAATCAGCTTAACTGAATCAATATCCTTCTTATCTCTTTTTGAACAGATCTTTGCAGAATACTGAATCGTGCTTTGATTTTTTAGAATATTACTGACTTCACTTCCGATTTTATGTCCGAATACAAGACCTTCCAGCAATGAGTTGCTTGCAAGCCTATTTGCGCCGTGTATACCATTACATGCGGCTTCACCACATGCATAAAAACCTTTTATATTGGTTCTTCCGAATACATCTGTCTTAATTCCACCCATACAATAATGCTCTGCGGGAGAAACAGGTATATAGTCCTTGGAAATATCTATACCATAACTCAAGCATGTCTTATAAATGTTAGGAAATCTGTTTTCCAAGTATTCCTTATCCTTAAAAGTAATATCAAGGTATACATGTGTAGACCCTGTTTTTTTCATTTCTTCAAAGATAGCCCTTGAAACAACATCCCTTGGTGCAAGTTCATTCAGCTCATGATACCTGGTCATAAACCTGTCCCCGTTTTTATTTCTCAGTAAAGCTCCTTCCCCACGTACTGCCTCGGATATAAGAAAGCTTTTATTCTCAGGGTGGTAAAGGACAGTAGGGTGGAACTGGATGAATTCCAAGTCCATGAGCTCTACCCCTGCTCTATACGCAAGACCGATTCCATCCCCGGTCGCCACATCAGGGTTTGTCGTGTTTGTATAGAGCTGTCCTGATCCTCCTGTAGCACATATTACTACATTTGAAAGATATATTTTATACCTGGAGGTATCTTCGTCAAAAACCAGTATACCTTTACAGTTGTCTCCTTCTGTTAATAAATCTATAGCAAAAGTTCTTTCCTTAATTTTAACGTTATTCCGTGTTTTTACCACTGATATGAGCTTGTCACAAACTTCCTTTCCGGTAGTGTCTCCAGCATGTATAATTCTGTTTTTGCTATGAGCGCCTTCCCTTGTAAGAGATAGCTCCTGAGGATTCTTTTTATCAAAATTAACTCCGTACTGGCATAGACATTTTATATTACCTGCTGCTTCATTAACCAATACCCATACAGCATCTTCATCACATAAACCTGCACCAGCATAAAGAGTGTCTTTAAAATGTAACTCAGGTGAATCTTCCTTATCAAGAGAAACTGCTATTCCACCCTGAGCCAGTACAGAGTTGCTTATGTCTATAGTCTCCTTAGTTAATATGGCAACATCAAATGTTTCCGGTATTTCGAGAGCGGTATAAACCCCTGCTATTCCGCTTCCGATTATCAGTACATCGTGATATTCCGTTTCAATTTTTTCTGTATCAAAATCTATCAAATATCTATTTCTAATCAAAGATCATCATCCTTTTATCCGACTTGAAGCATTTTATCAAGCGCAGTTTTTGCCCGTACCCTTATTCCTTCATCAAGCTCAACCTGGTATTTCATTTCATTCAATGCATTGAACACACTCTCTAATGTTGTTTTCTTCATATTGGGACATATTAATCCCTGTGACATAAGATAAAACACTTTGTCGGGGTTATCCCTTCTAAGCTTGTACAGTACACCCATTTCGGTTCCAATAATAAATTTTTTACTGTCTGAATTATTTGCAAAGTCAATTATCTGCTTTGTGCTCCCTACAAAGTCAGCCATTTGTACTAACTCGGGCCTACACTCAGGATGTATAAGCAGTAGTGCGTCAGGATGCATCTCTTTGATCTTCTCAACTTCATCTGTTTTAATTTTATGATGTGTTATGCAGAAACCCTTCCATAAAATAATATTTTTTTCCGGAAAGGATTTTGATACATAATTACCAAGATTCTGGTCAGGTACAAAAAGAATATCTTTTTGCTTGACGGATTTTATTACATCAATTGCATTTGAAGAAGTACAACATATATCACATTCCGCCTTAACTTCAGCTGATGAGTTAATATAACAGACTACAGCAGCATCAGGATATTTTTTCTTCTCTTCTCTGAGAGCTTCTGCAGTTACCATATCCGCCATAGGACAACCCGCATCCAATTCAGGGAGTAACACTGTTTTTTGAGGCGAAAGTATTTTCGCGCTCTCTGCCATAAAATGAACACCACAGAAAACAACAATCTCAGCATCTGTAGAGGCACAATATTTACTTAATGCAAACGAATCACCTACAACATCCGCTATCTCCTGTACATCGTCTACCTGATAATTATGAGCTACTATAACAGCTTTTCTCTGTTTCTTTAACTCTAGTATTTTTTGTTTCAGTTCATTTTTATCCATTTTTTCTTACCTGCCTATAATGATTTTTACCACAATTTTGCAAGCTACATTGTTTAAAATTTCACACTTTCATCTATTGTAATACTTTAGTCCTCTTTTGTAAAGAAATTTTGAGCTTTATACCTTAAACAGAATAACTCGTCCTCTGCTCCCTCTAACTACCTATCTATAATCTTTAAAAACGAGCATTTAATACTGCACCGTTGAACGTCTATCGTTCCATGTAAATCAGAAAAGGCATACCTCTATATGCACTCAGGCTTGCTAACGAGCTTTCTGACAACTACCCGTGGCGGACTTTCAACGTTAAGTGCAGTCCAGCCTTGCTGGAATTACACATAAAAAAAAGCATATAATAATATGCTTTACTTATATATCGCATTATTTATTTTTTCTGCCCGCTTATCCATTCAAAAAAACCATATCCAACCGGAGCAACGGTAAAAAGCTCTAA
This DNA window, taken from Clostridia bacterium, encodes the following:
- the nadA gene encoding quinolinate synthase NadA; translation: MDKNELKQKILELKKQRKAVIVAHNYQVDDVQEIADVVGDSFALSKYCASTDAEIVVFCGVHFMAESAKILSPQKTVLLPELDAGCPMADMVTAEALREEKKKYPDAAVVCYINSSAEVKAECDICCTSSNAIDVIKSVKQKDILFVPDQNLGNYVSKSFPEKNIILWKGFCITHHKIKTDEVEKIKEMHPDALLLIHPECRPELVQMADFVGSTKQIIDFANNSDSKKFIIGTEMGVLYKLRRDNPDKVFYLMSQGLICPNMKKTTLESVFNALNEMKYQVELDEGIRVRAKTALDKMLQVG
- the nadB gene encoding L-aspartate oxidase codes for the protein MIRNRYLIDFDTEKIETEYHDVLIIGSGIAGVYTALEIPETFDVAILTKETIDISNSVLAQGGIAVSLDKEDSPELHFKDTLYAGAGLCDEDAVWVLVNEAAGNIKCLCQYGVNFDKKNPQELSLTREGAHSKNRIIHAGDTTGKEVCDKLISVVKTRNNVKIKERTFAIDLLTEGDNCKGILVFDEDTSRYKIYLSNVVICATGGSGQLYTNTTNPDVATGDGIGLAYRAGVELMDLEFIQFHPTVLYHPENKSFLISEAVRGEGALLRNKNGDRFMTRYHELNELAPRDVVSRAIFEEMKKTGSTHVYLDITFKDKEYLENRFPNIYKTCLSYGIDISKDYIPVSPAEHYCMGGIKTDVFGRTNIKGFYACGEAACNGIHGANRLASNSLLEGLVFGHKIGSEVSNILKNQSTIQYSAKICSKRDKKDIDSVKLIKDVQGIMTQYVGIIRNKEGLLFAQSRIEEYWSMVSDLENTGLRDFELQNIVLLSRLVIDSALEREESRGAHYRSDFPNTDNANWKKHIIKKKQGCM